The following proteins are co-located in the Hevea brasiliensis isolate MT/VB/25A 57/8 chromosome 11, ASM3005281v1, whole genome shotgun sequence genome:
- the LOC110655976 gene encoding probable F-box protein At4g22030, which produces MASLQTSGLLFSSSSSTTSSKRIHAAISVPKLPKIRFPLPRNSIKEMILRGSFSNTVPLEKNAATTTIDEPFINSTAASSKEISQLYAILETVADRAEMHKNVGEQRDNWNKLLLNSINMITLTATTMAGVAATGGAGAPLLALRLSSTLLFTAATGMLYIMNKIQPSQLAEEQRNATKLFRQLQSQIQTILALYDPAELDVKDAMDNVLNLDKAYPLPLLGKMIEKFPAKFEPAVWWPKSHDFQRKSKRPGKNEWSEELEAEMREVIEVIKGKDTEDYMRLGNLALKINKILAISGPLLTGIAAAGSAFVGNVSWAAIVAVAAGALATTVNTFEHAGQVGMVVEMYRNCAGFFSLMEESIESSLEETDFDRREDGEMFEMKMALLLGRSLSELRELAQNSSSSRIYGIEVDEFASKLF; this is translated from the coding sequence ATGGCTTCCCTACAAACTTCAGGTCTTCTATTCTCTTCCTCATCAAGTACTACTTCTTCAAAAAGAATCCATGCTGCTATTTCTGTCCCTAAACTTCCTAAAATCCGTTTCCCACTACCTAGAAATTCGATTAAGGAAATGATTTTAAGAGGTTCCTTCTCAAACACCGTCCCATTAGAAAAGAATGCCGCTACCACAACAatagatgaacctttcatcaattCCACTGCTGCTTCTTCTAAGGAAATTTCCCAGCTTTATGCCATCTTAGAGACTGTTGCTGATAGGGCTGAGATGCATAAAAACGTTGGCGAGCAACGTGACAATTGGAATAAACTTCTTTTGAACTCCATTAACATGATCACTCTCACAGCTACAACCATGGCTGGTGTTGCAGCAACTGGTGGGGCAGGAGCTCCTCTTTTGGCATTGAGGCTGTCTTCAACACTCTTGTTCACTGCAGCCACAGGCATGTTATATATAATGAACAAAATACAGCCCTCACAGCTTGCAGAAGAGCAACGTAATGCTACAAAATTGTTTAGGCAGCTTCAGAGCCAAATACAAACGATACTTGCTCTTTATGATCCTGCTGAGTTGGACGTGAAGGATGCAATGGACAATGTATTGAATCTTGACAAAGCTTACCCACTTCCTTTGCTGGGGAAAATGATTGAAAAGTTTCCTGCAAAATTTGAGCCTGCTGTTTGGTGGCCCAAATCTCATGACTTCCAAAGAAAAAGCAAAAGACCTGGAAAGAATGAATGGAGTGAGGAGCTGGAAGCGGAGATGAGGGAGGTTATTGAAGTGATAAAAGGAAAAGATACAGAAGATTATATGAGGCTAGGAAACTTGGCACTGAAGATAAACAAGATTTTAGCCATCTCAGGTCCATTGCTCACAGGCATTGCAGCTGCTGGGTCTGCATTTGTGGGTAACGTTTCTTGGGCGGCAATAGTTGCAGTGGCTGCAGGTGCATTAGCTACCACAGTTAATACGTTTGAGCATGCTGGCCAGGTTGGTATGGTGGTTGAAATGTATAGAAACTGCGCTGGATTCTTCTCACTTATGGAGGAATCAATCGAGTCTTCATTAGAAGAAACAGATTTTGACAGAAGAGAAGATGGAGAAATGTTTGAAATGAAGATGGCTTTACTGCTTGGAAGAAGCTTATCAGAGCTTAGAGAACTTGCCCAAAATTCTTCATCTTCTCGTATATACGGAATCGAAGTAGATGAATTCGCTAGCAAACTCTTTTGA